CGCCTGTTGCAGGAAACGACCGCATTGCAGAAGGTGCTGATCGAAATGAAGCTGCACCTGGAGCAGGAAGCTGACTGACGACATCGACCTAAGCGATCTTCCCAATATCATTCCCGGGCAACTGCAGCCTTTGGATACGGCTGCTCTTGTCGGGGGGAACGATCAACGCCATCCCCCACGCATTCTGCTGCTTTACGGATCACTCCGCAAAGACAGCTATTCGCGATTTGCAGCCGAGGAAGGCGCACGCGTGCTGCGTGCGCTTGGATGCGAGACACGGATCTTCAACCCATCCGGACTTCCCCTTCCGGACGACGCTGACGCGGATCACCCCAAAGTCGCTGAATTGCGCGATCTGGTCATGTGGTCCGAAGGTATGGTCTGGTCTTCGCCCGAACGGCACGGCGCAATGACGGGCATCATGAAAACGCAAGTGGACTGGATCCCCCTTGCGCCGATCGGCGGCATCCGCCCGACACAAGGCAAGACGCTGGCCGTGATGCAGGTTTGCGGCGGGTCACAATCCTTCAACACCGTGAACCAACTGCGCATTCTCGGTCGCTGGATGCGGCTTGTCACGATCCCGAACCAGTCTTCGGTGCCAATGGCCTGGAAAGAATTCGAGAAGGGCCGCATGAAGCCCGGCCCGCTTTACAACCGGATCGTCGACGTCATGGAAGAACTCGCACGGTTCACGCTGATGACACGGGGGCGCTCTGCCATGCTGACGGACCGGTATTCAGAGCGGGTCGAGAGTGCGGAGCAGGTGCATAAGCGGGTGAGCAGCTAGATCTAATCAGTGACATTTGCGACAGGTCCCGAACAGTTGTTGGGGATCCACCCGCGCAGATATTCAATTTCAGCCGTGTAGGCACGCACTTCGCTTGCCGCCTTGCTTTCAATGGTCTTGTGCATCGATTTGTTCTGGTTGCATTCAGCGAAATGAACGCCCTCATGCGCGCTAACGGCCGCAAACATGATGTCGGCGTAGCAACTATCGTTTCCCGATGTGACGGTCATGTTGCACTGATCATTGTCATACCACGTCTTACCTGAAGCCGAAAACGCACTGCTGCCATTTGATTGGCTTTCTTGGCTAGTTTCGAGAACCTGCCCGGCATCGTTGGTAACGGAGTCGGCGTAAGCAACTGCGTCGTCATATTCTGCGTTTTCGTTCGCATACATGTAGTCAATCAACGCATCATAGGAGGCCAATTTCCAACGTGGAAATAATGGATCAAGATCCGGTGAAAACGCAGCGGGGCGGCCATAGTAGGCGGGGTTCGCAAAAAGGCTTCGCAGCTTTTTGGCATCGTTGATCTGATCAGAAAGAGCCGCGCGCAGCTGGGTCGGGCAGGTACAGGCGGGGTGTTGTTCGTCCTTATCGCCCACATAGTTCATGCGGTAGTGCAGCGCCTCTCCATCAGCGAGCTGATTGATAATCCCGCCAAGTGATAACGTCCCGTCTGCGGTCGTCGGCGATTGAATAGTGATTCGCCACTCAGCTTTGACCGTGGCGACAATCGTGCCAGTGCCTTGAACTGTGCTTGGAAACTCTCCGTCGCTGCGACCGCTCAGCTCTGTCTGGATCCCACCACGCGATTCAATCATCAGGCTTCCCTCGCACGAAGGGAAGAACGTCAGTGCATCCGCGATAGGGGGCACCGGGACTT
The sequence above is drawn from the Cognatiyoonia koreensis genome and encodes:
- the arsH gene encoding arsenical resistance protein ArsH, coding for MTDDIDLSDLPNIIPGQLQPLDTAALVGGNDQRHPPRILLLYGSLRKDSYSRFAAEEGARVLRALGCETRIFNPSGLPLPDDADADHPKVAELRDLVMWSEGMVWSSPERHGAMTGIMKTQVDWIPLAPIGGIRPTQGKTLAVMQVCGGSQSFNTVNQLRILGRWMRLVTIPNQSSVPMAWKEFEKGRMKPGPLYNRIVDVMEELARFTLMTRGRSAMLTDRYSERVESAEQVHKRVSS